One genomic window of Halococcus agarilyticus includes the following:
- a CDS encoding ABC transporter ATP-binding protein, translating to MSLQTTRTDERTDDPLLAVEGLKKHFDQSGGVLDRLVGNDAAVRAVDGVDLTVREGETLAVVGESGCGKSTLGRTILNLDDATAGSVHYDGEELTGLSAGEMRPYRRDLQMIFQDPLAALNPRQTVGEILTAPMEVHDIGTDADDRTERARGLLERVGLKPGHATRYPHQFSGGQQQRVGIARALSLEPELIIADEPVSALDVSVQAQILNLLDELQADLGLSLVFIAHDLSVVRHVADRVAVMYLGEIVETAPVDELFDDPAHPYTRSLLSAVPRIDPGDRDERIILEGTVPSPMDPPSGCRFHTRCPVVIPPEEWAGTEDEFRDAFSFRNQVLSAELDREAAKDRLRSEGRGTDEGSVAGYFVEQLLSRDPADLPPEAADAVREAADELAAGNRDRAESVVAEAFPSPCEREIPQSREASPGHTAACHRVEE from the coding sequence ATGAGCCTCCAGACGACCCGAACCGACGAGCGCACCGACGACCCCCTGCTCGCGGTCGAGGGGTTGAAGAAACACTTCGATCAGTCCGGCGGCGTGCTCGACCGACTCGTCGGCAACGACGCGGCCGTCCGGGCGGTCGACGGCGTCGATCTCACCGTGAGAGAGGGCGAGACGCTCGCGGTCGTCGGCGAGTCCGGCTGTGGCAAGTCGACGCTCGGCCGGACGATCCTCAACCTCGACGACGCGACCGCGGGATCGGTCCACTACGACGGCGAGGAGCTCACCGGACTCTCGGCCGGCGAAATGCGGCCGTATCGCCGCGACCTCCAGATGATCTTTCAGGACCCGCTGGCGGCGCTGAACCCGCGCCAGACCGTCGGCGAGATCCTGACCGCGCCGATGGAGGTCCACGACATCGGTACGGACGCCGACGACCGCACGGAGCGTGCACGTGGCCTCCTCGAACGCGTCGGGCTGAAGCCGGGCCACGCCACCCGCTACCCACACCAGTTCTCCGGCGGCCAGCAACAGCGCGTCGGCATCGCACGGGCGCTGTCGCTCGAACCCGAACTCATCATCGCCGACGAGCCGGTGAGCGCGCTCGACGTTTCGGTTCAGGCGCAAATCTTGAACCTGCTCGACGAGCTCCAGGCCGACCTCGGTCTCTCCCTGGTGTTCATCGCCCACGATCTGAGCGTGGTGCGCCACGTCGCCGACCGGGTCGCCGTGATGTACCTCGGCGAGATCGTCGAGACCGCGCCGGTCGACGAGCTGTTCGACGATCCCGCCCACCCCTACACGCGATCGCTGCTGTCGGCGGTCCCGCGGATCGATCCCGGCGACCGCGACGAGCGCATCATCCTCGAAGGGACGGTGCCATCACCGATGGACCCGCCCTCCGGCTGTCGGTTCCACACCCGGTGTCCGGTCGTGATCCCGCCCGAGGAGTGGGCCGGAACCGAGGACGAGTTCCGCGACGCGTTCTCGTTCCGGAATCAGGTGCTCTCGGCGGAGCTCGATCGCGAAGCAGCGAAGGACCGCCTCCGTTCGGAAGGTCGGGGCACCGACGAGGGAAGCGTCGCCGGGTACTTCGTCGAACAGCTGCTGTCCCGCGATCCCGCCGACCTGCCGCCGGAAGCGGCCGACGCCGTCCGCGAAGCCGCCGACGAGCTCGCGGCCGGCAACCGCGACCGCGCGGAGTCGGTCGTCGCCGAGGCGTTCCCCTCGCCGTGCGAGCGCGAGATTCCGCAAAGCCGGGAGGCGTCCCCCGGTCACACGGCGGCCTGCCACCGGGTCGAGGAGTGA
- a CDS encoding ABC transporter permease: MSDATEPGVGPNTPAEPGPADVPPEYRDTDESVEEHRTTRQRIVEGLLADKLALFGAVVVVLFVLVAAFAPMIAPHDPDATYGLMQEPNSYSVGNYDGDPGTERVWHPLGTDSIGHDLLSRIIYGARVSLLVALATVAVAFTLGTSIGLLAGFYGGWIDSALMRYVDFQWAFPELILGVGIIAISGGLGVQNVIIAIGIAYIDDFARLVRGEVLSLREEEYVTAARAIGMSDRRIMTREILPNAVAPLIVQATLMIPLAILAEAGLSFLGLGVKPTTPTWGLLLSDGRQFISQAWWISVMPGFAIMIVVLAFNTLGDGLRDVFDVSEGEVEGR, encoded by the coding sequence ATGAGCGACGCCACCGAACCGGGCGTCGGGCCGAACACGCCCGCCGAACCGGGGCCGGCGGACGTCCCGCCCGAGTACCGCGACACGGACGAGTCGGTCGAGGAACACCGCACCACCCGTCAGCGCATCGTCGAGGGGTTGCTGGCGGACAAGCTGGCGCTGTTCGGGGCCGTGGTCGTCGTCCTGTTCGTGCTGGTCGCGGCGTTCGCACCGATGATCGCGCCCCACGACCCCGACGCGACCTACGGGCTGATGCAGGAGCCGAACAGCTACTCGGTCGGCAACTACGACGGCGATCCCGGCACCGAGCGGGTCTGGCATCCCCTCGGCACCGACTCGATCGGCCACGACCTGCTCTCGCGCATCATCTACGGCGCGCGCGTCTCCCTGCTCGTCGCGCTCGCCACCGTCGCGGTGGCGTTCACGCTCGGCACGTCGATCGGGCTGCTCGCCGGCTTTTACGGCGGCTGGATCGACAGCGCGCTGATGCGGTACGTCGACTTCCAGTGGGCGTTCCCCGAACTCATCCTCGGGGTCGGGATCATCGCCATCTCCGGCGGACTTGGCGTCCAGAACGTCATCATCGCCATCGGGATCGCGTACATCGACGACTTCGCGCGGCTGGTCCGTGGCGAGGTGCTCTCGCTGCGCGAGGAGGAGTACGTCACCGCGGCGCGCGCGATCGGGATGAGTGACCGGCGGATCATGACCCGCGAGATCCTGCCGAACGCGGTCGCGCCGCTGATCGTCCAGGCGACGCTGATGATCCCGCTCGCGATCCTCGCGGAGGCCGGCCTCTCCTTCCTCGGGCTCGGGGTCAAGCCGACCACGCCGACGTGGGGCCTCCTGCTGTCGGACGGCCGGCAGTTCATCAGCCAGGCGTGGTGGATCAGCGTGATGCCGGGCTTCGCCATCATGATCGTCGTACTCGCGTTCAACACGCTCGGTGACGGGCTGCGCGACGTCTTCGACGTGAGCGAAGGGGAGGTCGAGGGACGATGA
- a CDS encoding cytochrome c oxidase subunit I: protein MVEAIVGIAVLGLILGLLAWRIHVNRATAPPEPARPDGGERADGGYLPANPTTEAGTETAAKSAGITRWLTTVDHKDIGIMYIVFGTIAGLWGGTDAMMIRTELLTPEADIWTEATYNALFTTHGITMLILFVTPVFFGLANYFLPILIGADDLAFPRLNALGFWLLPPALILIRGGLVINVFAKFLGVWIPVEAIEFLFAIKPPEIGWYLYTPLSIQSPNPQVDFFLLGLHLSGIATVLASINFIVTVFAERGEGVSWADLDLFTWTLVTTAGIALFAFSLLGSAIVMLLLDRNFGTAFFTLDGGGPILWQHIFWFWGHPEVYILVLPGFGLMSYILPKFAGRTLFGRTYVIYSTFAIGVLSFGVWAHHMFSTGIDPRIRASFMAVSLAIAIPSAIKEFNWITTIWKGRVRLTAPMIFCVGGLSTFVIGGITGVFLASIPVDLLYHDTYYVVGHFHMILMGVIPFMMMAASYYWFPILTERMYDRPLARFQAVLMVVGVIVTFGAMLITGALGLPRRFASYPAEFAPLMEITTIGAYVVGISVMLWVWNMLKSYFWGSRITEADVWDLKEVGQFTREWQHFEAQLRERYATDGSGTPSESSGSESER from the coding sequence ATGGTTGAGGCGATCGTCGGCATCGCGGTGCTCGGCCTGATCCTCGGGCTCCTCGCGTGGCGGATCCACGTGAACCGGGCGACAGCGCCGCCCGAACCGGCCCGCCCGGACGGTGGTGAGCGTGCCGACGGTGGCTACCTCCCCGCGAACCCCACCACCGAGGCCGGCACGGAGACCGCGGCAAAGTCGGCGGGGATCACGCGCTGGCTCACGACTGTCGATCACAAGGACATCGGGATCATGTACATCGTCTTCGGGACGATCGCGGGGCTGTGGGGCGGCACCGACGCGATGATGATCCGGACCGAGCTCCTCACCCCCGAAGCCGACATCTGGACCGAGGCGACCTACAACGCGCTCTTCACGACCCACGGGATCACGATGTTGATCCTCTTTGTCACCCCCGTGTTCTTCGGCCTCGCGAACTACTTCCTGCCCATCCTGATCGGGGCCGACGACCTCGCCTTCCCGCGACTCAACGCGCTCGGCTTCTGGCTGTTGCCGCCCGCACTGATCCTCATTCGGGGCGGGCTCGTCATCAACGTCTTCGCGAAGTTCCTCGGCGTCTGGATCCCCGTGGAGGCGATCGAGTTCCTGTTCGCGATCAAGCCTCCCGAGATCGGGTGGTATCTGTACACACCGCTGTCGATCCAGTCGCCGAACCCCCAGGTGGATTTCTTCCTGCTCGGCCTCCACCTGAGCGGGATCGCGACCGTGCTCGCCTCGATCAACTTCATCGTCACCGTGTTCGCCGAGCGCGGCGAGGGCGTCTCGTGGGCCGACCTCGACCTGTTCACGTGGACGCTCGTCACGACGGCGGGGATCGCGCTGTTCGCGTTCTCGCTGCTCGGCAGCGCGATCGTCATGTTGCTGCTCGATCGGAACTTCGGCACGGCCTTCTTCACACTCGACGGCGGCGGGCCGATCCTCTGGCAGCACATCTTCTGGTTCTGGGGCCACCCCGAAGTGTACATCCTCGTCCTCCCCGGGTTCGGGCTGATGAGCTACATCCTCCCGAAGTTCGCCGGACGGACGCTGTTCGGCCGAACCTACGTGATCTACTCGACGTTCGCGATCGGGGTGCTCTCGTTCGGGGTGTGGGCCCATCACATGTTCTCCACGGGGATCGATCCGCGGATCCGCGCGAGCTTCATGGCGGTCTCGCTCGCGATCGCGATCCCGAGCGCGATCAAGGAGTTCAACTGGATCACGACGATCTGGAAGGGGCGAGTCAGGCTAACCGCGCCGATGATCTTCTGTGTCGGCGGGCTCAGCACGTTCGTGATCGGCGGCATCACGGGGGTGTTCCTCGCCTCGATCCCGGTGGACCTGCTGTATCACGACACCTACTACGTCGTGGGACACTTCCACATGATCCTGATGGGCGTCATCCCGTTCATGATGATGGCGGCGAGTTACTACTGGTTCCCGATCCTCACCGAGCGGATGTACGACCGGCCGCTCGCCCGGTTTCAGGCCGTGCTGATGGTGGTCGGCGTGATCGTGACCTTCGGCGCGATGCTCATTACTGGTGCGCTCGGGCTGCCGCGGCGGTTCGCGAGCTACCCCGCGGAGTTCGCGCCGCTGATGGAGATCACGACGATCGGGGCGTACGTCGTCGGGATCAGCGTAATGTTGTGGGTGTGGAACATGCTCAAATCCTACTTCTGGGGCTCGCGGATCACCGAGGCCGACGTCTGGGATCTGAAGGAGGTCGGCCAGTTCACTCGCGAGTGGCAGCACTTCGAGGCGCAGCTCCGCGAGCGCTACGCGACCGATGGTTCGGGTACGCCGAGCGAGTCATCCGGGAGTGAGAGCGAGAGATGA
- a CDS encoding H/ACA ribonucleoprotein complex subunit GAR1: protein MKRAGEVVRVAQGLAIVRCPDETHPDIGTELSDQELSTVGQVVDVFGPVERPYLAVDPRNEPALLLGSRLYAE, encoded by the coding sequence ATGAAACGCGCCGGCGAGGTCGTCCGGGTCGCTCAGGGACTCGCGATCGTCCGCTGTCCCGACGAGACTCATCCCGACATCGGGACCGAGCTCAGCGATCAGGAGCTCTCGACCGTGGGCCAAGTGGTCGACGTATTTGGACCGGTCGAGCGGCCGTATCTCGCGGTCGATCCCAGAAACGAGCCGGCGTTGTTGCTCGGCAGTCGACTCTACGCCGAGTGA
- a CDS encoding DUF6789 family protein, with amino-acid sequence MVDAGGFIEWVTGESEGEALTDLRRIVVGGLVGAIAGGLGTLAFSALLALAVVLGAFEPTQFGELAGLAGIGDPIVGEGNPRVGFAIFVAGGMTTWPFLFASLHHYLPGWRMAVSGITFAAIGWSGFAIAFYSGQTGIELLLFLVLTFVGQCLYGFVLGLVFEYAEPRVEVAFVGTTFQ; translated from the coding sequence ATGGTCGACGCCGGCGGGTTCATCGAGTGGGTGACGGGCGAATCCGAGGGCGAGGCGCTCACCGACCTCCGGCGGATCGTCGTCGGCGGGCTCGTGGGTGCGATCGCGGGCGGGCTCGGCACCCTCGCGTTCTCGGCGCTGCTCGCCCTCGCGGTCGTCCTCGGTGCGTTCGAGCCGACTCAGTTCGGCGAACTCGCGGGGCTCGCCGGGATCGGCGATCCGATCGTCGGCGAGGGCAACCCGCGGGTCGGCTTCGCGATCTTCGTCGCTGGCGGGATGACGACGTGGCCGTTCCTCTTCGCCTCGCTCCATCACTACCTGCCTGGCTGGCGGATGGCAGTCAGCGGGATCACGTTCGCGGCGATCGGCTGGTCCGGGTTCGCGATCGCCTTCTACTCGGGTCAGACCGGCATCGAGCTCCTGCTCTTTCTCGTGCTCACGTTCGTCGGCCAGTGTCTCTACGGGTTCGTGCTCGGCCTCGTCTTCGAGTACGCCGAGCCGCGCGTCGAGGTCGCCTTCGTCGGGACGACGTTCCAGTGA
- the srp19 gene encoding signal recognition particle subunit SRP19, whose product MVENVIWPAYLDRELSRSEGRRVPRSAAVPAPTVDEIARAAGQVGYDVVIEREKTYPREYEPRGRVLIENADDAGKSDLLQAVAAYVAVLRE is encoded by the coding sequence ATGGTCGAGAACGTCATCTGGCCCGCCTACCTCGATCGGGAGCTGAGCCGGAGCGAGGGCCGGCGGGTCCCCCGGTCGGCGGCGGTCCCGGCACCGACGGTCGACGAGATCGCGCGCGCCGCTGGCCAGGTCGGCTACGACGTGGTGATCGAGCGCGAGAAGACCTACCCGCGCGAGTACGAACCTCGGGGGCGAGTCCTGATCGAGAACGCCGACGACGCCGGCAAGTCCGATCTCCTCCAGGCGGTCGCGGCGTACGTCGCCGTCCTCCGGGAATGA
- a CDS encoding YihY/virulence factor BrkB family protein: MNLRSSRPATLVRATIAEIRENHLTFLAGSLAFYAFVSLVPLFVLAFVAATVVGGEAFATRITELLESTLTESARDLLADVLTDPSGQTGASVIGLVTLLWSALKLFRGLDIAFDAIYGVRRPKSLLAQLRDGAIVLLGVGLAVGAIVLTSAALALLPTIPYVEGFHPLLLVVGLSLTFLPLYYFLPDVDVSVVEVLPGTLLAALGWTVTEFAFQLYVAYAGQYAAYGVIGGVLLVLLWLYYSGLVLLLGAVVNVVLAGRSGFLDDERAPLDASRAPDTASDGGRWRW, from the coding sequence ATGAACCTCCGTTCGTCACGGCCGGCGACGCTCGTCCGGGCGACGATCGCCGAGATCCGCGAGAACCATCTCACCTTTCTGGCCGGGAGTCTCGCCTTCTACGCGTTCGTCTCGCTGGTGCCGCTGTTCGTGCTGGCGTTCGTCGCGGCGACGGTCGTCGGCGGCGAGGCGTTCGCGACGCGGATCACCGAACTCCTCGAATCGACGCTGACCGAGAGCGCGCGCGACCTGCTCGCGGACGTGCTGACCGATCCCTCGGGCCAGACCGGCGCATCGGTGATCGGACTCGTGACGCTGCTGTGGAGCGCACTCAAGCTGTTCCGCGGGCTCGACATCGCGTTCGACGCGATCTACGGCGTGCGGCGGCCGAAATCGTTGCTCGCCCAGCTCCGCGACGGGGCGATCGTCCTCCTCGGCGTGGGGCTCGCGGTCGGCGCGATCGTGCTCACCAGTGCGGCGCTCGCGCTCCTTCCCACGATTCCCTACGTCGAGGGGTTCCATCCGTTGCTTCTCGTGGTTGGGCTCTCGCTCACCTTCCTGCCGCTGTACTACTTCCTGCCGGACGTCGACGTCTCGGTCGTCGAGGTGTTGCCGGGAACGCTGCTCGCGGCACTCGGCTGGACCGTGACCGAGTTCGCCTTCCAGCTCTACGTCGCCTACGCCGGCCAGTACGCCGCCTACGGCGTGATCGGTGGCGTTCTCCTCGTGCTGCTCTGGCTCTACTACAGCGGCCTCGTGCTCCTGCTGGGCGCGGTCGTGAACGTCGTGCTCGCGGGCCGATCGGGGTTTCTCGACGACGAACGCGCGCCGCTCGATGCGTCCCGTGCTCCCGACACCGCTTCCGACGGCGGGCGGTGGCGGTGGTGA
- a CDS encoding DUF1028 domain-containing protein: MTFSICVRETTGAGTTFGVGVATDAPAVGALAPHVSHDGVVSTQSFVNVRLGRRGVALLPDLGVDDALDGLLARDDHADLRQVHGLDARGNAHAVSGEGCEGWFGHQVHADRGVTVAGNMLVGGDTLDALVETFTERDSHDDVVAKLIDALAAGKAAGGDKRGHTSAAVAVKAPETTAYHDLRVDAHDEPIAELRRVYETAKAASDGFSESSKDRIFD; the protein is encoded by the coding sequence ATGACGTTCTCGATCTGTGTTCGCGAGACGACTGGCGCGGGAACGACCTTCGGCGTCGGCGTCGCGACCGACGCACCGGCGGTCGGCGCGTTGGCACCGCACGTCAGCCACGACGGTGTCGTCAGCACCCAGAGCTTCGTCAACGTGCGGCTGGGCCGGCGCGGCGTCGCGCTGCTGCCCGATCTCGGCGTCGACGACGCACTCGACGGACTGCTGGCCCGCGACGATCACGCCGACCTCCGGCAGGTCCACGGGCTCGACGCGCGCGGCAACGCCCACGCCGTCTCCGGCGAGGGATGTGAGGGGTGGTTCGGCCACCAGGTCCACGCCGACCGCGGCGTCACCGTCGCCGGGAACATGCTCGTCGGCGGGGATACCCTCGATGCGCTCGTCGAGACGTTCACCGAGCGGGATTCCCACGATGACGTGGTCGCGAAACTGATCGACGCGCTCGCGGCGGGCAAGGCAGCCGGCGGGGACAAGCGAGGCCACACCTCCGCTGCGGTCGCGGTGAAGGCCCCCGAAACCACGGCGTACCACGATCTCCGGGTCGACGCCCACGACGAACCGATCGCGGAGCTCCGGCGAGTGTACGAAACGGCGAAGGCGGCCAGCGACGGGTTCAGCGAGTCCTCGAAGGACCGGATCTTCGACTGA
- a CDS encoding gamma-glutamyltransferase family protein, producing the protein MPAPDLDRFTSRRSTVYAERGVVATSQPLAAEAGVEILREGGNAFDAAVATAAALNVVEPTSTGLGGDAFALYRTADGETGAMRACGGAPREATIENVRAAIREHDDPSEWYPSERGYAVDDSDAADELGMPFLGPHAVTVPGTARGWEATVERHGRRSLAEVLQPAIGYATEGYPVSEVIAHHWQAAEDLFTDEHAADAYLKDGEAPGVGERMCLPDLGESLRTIAERGADAVYEGEIAEQIASEVQAKGGFLTREDLAGFEPEFPDPVSTRYNGAEVYELPPNNQGLIALEALNVAAAVGAGEHPIDSPERVHYFAEATKRAFHDGHRYVTDPTYEDVPPLASSEWARQRAADVDATASDVSFGVPDARAEDSDTVLLCVADDAGNVVSFINSRFAGFGSGLVAGDTGIALQNRGASFSLDPDHPNSLEPEKRPFHTLIPGIVDLAPDTQEDDWAAFGVMGGYMQPQGHVQVVSNLVDHDLPLQAALDRPRWRYREDGSLAVEGRIDGNLATKLTRMGHDVRVLAPTLFGGAQIARNKDGVLSGATEPRKDGTVAGF; encoded by the coding sequence ATGCCAGCGCCCGACCTCGACCGGTTCACGTCGCGCCGATCGACCGTGTATGCCGAGCGCGGCGTCGTCGCCACCAGTCAGCCGCTCGCCGCGGAGGCCGGCGTCGAGATCCTGCGTGAGGGCGGCAACGCCTTCGACGCCGCCGTCGCCACCGCCGCGGCGCTCAACGTGGTCGAGCCGACGAGCACCGGACTGGGCGGCGACGCGTTCGCGCTCTACCGAACCGCCGACGGCGAGACCGGCGCGATGCGAGCCTGCGGCGGCGCGCCACGCGAGGCGACCATCGAAAACGTCCGTGCCGCGATCCGCGAGCACGACGATCCCTCGGAGTGGTACCCCAGCGAGCGCGGCTACGCGGTCGATGACAGCGACGCCGCCGACGAACTCGGCATGCCGTTTCTCGGCCCCCACGCCGTCACCGTGCCCGGCACCGCACGGGGCTGGGAGGCGACCGTCGAGCGCCACGGCCGCCGCTCGCTCGCCGAGGTGCTCCAGCCCGCGATCGGCTACGCCACCGAGGGCTACCCCGTCTCGGAGGTCATCGCCCACCACTGGCAGGCCGCAGAGGACCTGTTCACCGACGAGCACGCCGCCGACGCCTATCTGAAGGACGGCGAAGCTCCGGGCGTCGGCGAGCGCATGTGCCTCCCCGATCTCGGCGAGAGTCTTCGGACGATCGCCGAACGGGGCGCTGACGCCGTGTACGAGGGCGAGATCGCCGAACAAATCGCGAGCGAGGTTCAGGCGAAGGGCGGCTTCCTCACCCGCGAGGACCTCGCGGGCTTCGAACCCGAGTTCCCCGATCCCGTCTCGACGCGGTACAACGGCGCGGAGGTGTACGAGCTCCCGCCGAACAATCAGGGACTGATCGCGCTCGAAGCGCTCAACGTCGCCGCGGCAGTCGGCGCGGGCGAACACCCCATCGACTCGCCCGAGCGCGTCCACTACTTCGCGGAGGCCACGAAGCGTGCGTTCCACGACGGCCACCGCTACGTCACCGACCCCACCTACGAGGACGTCCCGCCGCTCGCCTCCAGCGAGTGGGCGCGGCAGCGTGCCGCGGACGTCGACGCGACCGCGAGCGACGTGAGCTTCGGCGTCCCCGACGCGCGCGCCGAGGATTCCGACACCGTGTTGCTCTGCGTCGCCGACGACGCGGGCAACGTGGTTTCGTTCATCAACTCCCGGTTCGCCGGGTTCGGCTCCGGTCTCGTCGCTGGCGACACCGGGATCGCCCTCCAGAACCGCGGCGCGTCGTTCTCGCTCGATCCGGACCATCCGAACAGTCTCGAACCCGAGAAGCGACCGTTTCACACGCTGATCCCCGGCATCGTGGATCTCGCGCCCGATACCCAGGAAGACGACTGGGCGGCGTTCGGCGTGATGGGTGGGTACATGCAGCCCCAGGGTCACGTCCAGGTCGTCAGCAATCTCGTCGATCACGACCTGCCGCTCCAGGCCGCGCTCGATCGCCCCCGATGGCGCTACCGCGAGGACGGCTCGCTCGCGGTCGAGGGCCGGATCGACGGCAATCTCGCGACGAAGCTCACTCGAATGGGCCACGACGTCCGCGTGCTCGCGCCGACGCTGTTCGGCGGCGCGCAGATCGCGAGAAACAAAGATGGGGTGCTCTCGGGTGCGACCGAACCGCGGAAGGACGGCACGGTCGCCGGGTTCTGA
- a CDS encoding ABC transporter ATP-binding protein: protein MSLLEIDGLHTRFPTPRGTVDAVNEVDLTIRSGEIVGLVGESGSGKSVLADSIAGIVEEPGEIAGGDVRLHDESLLSMAEAERREVRGGAISMVFQDPMNSLNPTLTVGEQIAESVRLHGHGGESTRLPAEVKRKILGAAKDGEAWRRAIEMLETVEIPEPESRAVDYPHEFSGGMRQRAMIAMALAAEPDLLIADEPTTALDVTIQAQILDELRALREAFDTSILLITHDLSVVAEVCDRVNVMYAGEIVERAEARELFDNPQHPYTQGLIASTPRLDTPMEDLQPIEGNVPDLIDIPYACHFAPRCPEAKRECYEVPPDFRPVGRTLDAGATPGEGWGDHEAACLRRGPEEEQL, encoded by the coding sequence ATGAGCCTGCTCGAAATCGACGGGCTCCACACCAGGTTCCCGACCCCACGGGGCACCGTCGACGCCGTGAACGAGGTCGATCTCACCATTCGATCGGGCGAGATCGTGGGGCTGGTCGGCGAGTCCGGCTCCGGCAAGAGCGTGCTCGCCGACAGTATCGCCGGCATCGTCGAGGAGCCAGGCGAGATCGCTGGCGGCGACGTCCGGCTCCACGACGAGTCGCTGCTGTCGATGGCCGAAGCCGAGCGCCGCGAGGTGCGCGGCGGGGCGATCTCGATGGTGTTTCAGGACCCGATGAACAGCCTCAACCCCACCCTGACGGTGGGCGAGCAGATCGCCGAGTCGGTCCGGCTCCACGGCCACGGCGGCGAGTCGACGCGCCTGCCGGCGGAGGTCAAACGCAAGATCCTCGGCGCGGCGAAGGACGGCGAGGCGTGGCGGCGCGCGATCGAGATGCTCGAAACCGTCGAGATCCCCGAACCCGAGAGCCGGGCGGTCGACTACCCCCACGAGTTCTCGGGCGGGATGCGCCAGCGCGCGATGATCGCGATGGCGCTCGCGGCCGAGCCCGATCTCCTGATCGCCGACGAGCCCACCACTGCTCTGGACGTCACGATCCAGGCCCAGATCCTCGACGAACTCCGGGCGCTGAGAGAGGCCTTCGACACCTCGATCCTGCTCATCACCCACGACCTCTCGGTGGTCGCCGAGGTCTGCGACCGGGTGAACGTGATGTACGCCGGCGAGATCGTCGAGCGCGCGGAGGCCCGCGAGCTGTTCGACAACCCCCAGCACCCCTACACCCAGGGGCTGATCGCCAGCACGCCGCGACTCGACACCCCGATGGAGGATCTTCAGCCGATCGAGGGGAACGTCCCCGACCTGATCGACATCCCCTACGCCTGCCACTTCGCGCCGCGGTGTCCCGAGGCGAAACGCGAGTGTTACGAGGTTCCGCCCGACTTCAGACCGGTCGGACGGACCCTCGACGCCGGGGCGACGCCCGGCGAGGGGTGGGGCGACCACGAGGCGGCCTGTCTCCGCCGTGGACCCGAGGAGGAGCAGCTATGA
- the coxB gene encoding cytochrome c oxidase subunit II, which produces MARRRATVGGALAAALVLAVEPAAAQSINRALIQNLNRQLLYVAAPLAILVETILFYAVWRYRDNHDPTPTKENRSLEITWTLATAIVLLFVGFASFNVLLSPYISPSYGDASVQTNASEQALQGAVVPDDPDAIEVEVVAYRWGWEFVYPEANVSTQNTSVIPANTDVYYHITAREVIHAFHAPELGLKQDAIPGQYNTIRTSVGATGEYRVYCSEFCGAGHSRMYANVTVRSEERYRAWLDEQRSGNATGSADSSNATSSQRAAQRAPVQVGDDGRSSTSHAPAEPATAARP; this is translated from the coding sequence ATGGCACGCAGGCGCGCGACAGTCGGGGGAGCGCTCGCCGCCGCGCTGGTGCTCGCCGTCGAACCGGCCGCAGCCCAGTCGATCAACCGGGCGCTGATCCAGAACCTGAATCGCCAGCTCCTCTACGTCGCCGCCCCGCTCGCGATCCTCGTCGAGACCATCCTCTTTTACGCGGTCTGGCGGTACCGAGACAACCACGACCCCACCCCCACGAAGGAGAACCGCTCGCTCGAAATCACGTGGACCCTCGCGACCGCGATCGTCCTGCTGTTCGTGGGGTTCGCGTCGTTCAACGTCCTGTTGAGTCCCTACATCTCGCCGAGCTACGGCGACGCGAGCGTCCAGACGAACGCCTCGGAGCAGGCCCTCCAGGGCGCGGTCGTGCCCGACGATCCCGACGCGATCGAGGTCGAGGTGGTCGCGTACCGCTGGGGCTGGGAGTTCGTCTACCCCGAGGCGAACGTCTCCACGCAGAACACGTCGGTGATTCCGGCGAACACCGACGTCTACTACCACATCACCGCGCGGGAGGTGATACACGCGTTCCATGCACCCGAACTCGGCCTCAAACAGGACGCGATCCCCGGCCAGTACAACACCATCCGAACGAGCGTGGGCGCGACCGGCGAGTACCGGGTCTACTGCTCGGAGTTCTGCGGGGCGGGCCACTCCCGGATGTACGCGAACGTCACGGTCAGAAGCGAGGAGCGATATCGGGCGTGGCTCGACGAGCAGCGATCCGGAAACGCCACCGGGTCGGCCGACTCGTCGAACGCGACGAGTTCGCAGAGGGCAGCGCAGCGCGCACCCGTCCAAGTGGGGGACGACGGTCGGTCTTCCACCAGTCACGCGCCAGCGGAACCCGCGACGGCGGCGAGGCCGTGA